A genomic window from Bubalus bubalis isolate 160015118507 breed Murrah chromosome 11, NDDB_SH_1, whole genome shotgun sequence includes:
- the FOXB1 gene encoding forkhead box protein B1 → MPRPGRNTYSDQKPPYSYISLTAMAIQSSPEKMLPLSEIYKFIMDRFPYYRENTQRWQNSLRHNLSFNDCFIKIPRRPDQPGKGSFWALHPSCGDMFENGSFLRRRKRFKVLKSDHLAPSKPADAAQYLQQQAKLRLSALAASGTHLPQMPTAAYNLGGVAQPSGFKHPFAIENIIAREYKMPGGLAFSAMQPVPAAYPLPNQLTTMGSSLGTGWPHVYGSAGMIDSATPISMASGDYSAYGVPLKPLCHAAGQTLPAIPVPIKPTPAAVPALPALPAPIPTLLSNSPPSLSPTSSQTATSQSSPATPSETLTSPASALHSVAVH, encoded by the coding sequence ATGCCTCGGCCGGGCCGCAACACGTATAGCGACCAGAAGCCGCCCTACTCATACATATCGCTAACCGCCATGGCCATCCAGAGCTCGCCAGAGAAGATGCTGCCGTTGAGCGAAATCTACAAGTTCATCATGGACCGCTTCCCCTACTATCGGGAGAACACGCAGCGCTGGCAGAACAGCCTGCGCCACAACCTTTCCTTCAACGACTGCTTCATTAAGATCCCGCGGCGGCCAGACCAGCCTGGCAAGGGCAGCTTCTGGGCGCTGCACCCCAGCTGCGGGGACATGTTCGAGAACGGCAGCTTCCTGAGGCGCCGCAAGCGCTTCAAGGTGCTCAAGTCGGACCACCTGGCGCCCAGCAAGCCCGCTGACGCCGCGCAGTACCTGCAGCAGCAGGCCAAGCTGCGCCTGAGCGCGCTGGCCGCCTCGGGCACGCACCTGCCGCAGATGCCCACGGCCGCCTACAACCTGGGCGGCGTGGCGCAGCCCTCAGGCTTCAAGCATCCCTTTGCCATCGAGAATATCATCGCACGCGAGTACAAGATGCCCGGGGGGCTGGCGTTCTCCGCCATGCAGCCCGTGCCCGCCGCCTACCCGCTCCCCAACCAGTTGACTACGATGGGCAGCTCGCTGGGCACCGGCTGGCCACACGTGTACGGTTCCGCGGGCATGATCGATTCAGCCACCCCCATCTCCATGGCAAGTGGCGATTACAGCGCCTACGGCGTGCCACTGAAGCCTCTGTGTCACGCAGCGGGCCAGACACTGCCCGCCATCCCCGTGCCCATCAAGCCCACACCGGCCGCAGTGCCTGCCCTGCCCGCGCTGCCTGCGCCCATCCCCACCTTGCTCTCGAACTCGCCGCCCTCGCTTAGCCCCACGTCCTCTCAAACAGCCACCAGCCAAAGCAGCCCCGCTACTCCCAGCGAAACGCTCACCAGCCCGGCCTCCGCCTTGCACTCAGTGGCGGTGCACTGA